Within Vigna unguiculata cultivar IT97K-499-35 chromosome 2, ASM411807v1, whole genome shotgun sequence, the genomic segment ggttgtaatcgttgaaGGCAActgtgttgtatcacttcgtgcactgttggtggttcaacgagaaatgaattaaccccgatttgtagtTGCGGAGAGATGACAACTTTGAGGATGACAataactccaaagaatattggtagaaaaatttggtacaatctgtttttatttttatgttaataataaattggttttacaGAGtagtggttccaataatgtgggctgcaactttttcaaatggtggtgttgatgaaaaggatgtcatcatcatgacacaaatgaggcatATTAATGATTTGAAGAAGTCGTCGAAGGTTGTGGATaagaggctgcaattagtaatagggttcacttgtgttgttattgtattattcgtactgttattgtgtgtaatcttttaaagtccaatctgttttgtactattgttaaatgaagaaatgaattagtttgattatgttgatattagtcccaacatgttcaaaatgacatcttaatctgagtattaaagtaagtgatattgatctaagcttgggaAAAAAAGTcaggaagaagttaaattcataacatcaattcatcctcatcaaaatgcactacatcaatgtttggcaaaagtgaatttgaacgaagtttaaggaaagttaaagtgcagtacatcaataatgaattctacatcaaaaattccaaaaactaactaagacgtttgtagctgctatcatagcctcctcctaatctgtaatCTCATCCTAAagaagaagattgggaccgtaacacacatatataatgggattgcaggaagaagaagattgcagcaacaccaattgggaatggaggaacaagattgtcaaaactcaccaactgtccaaacattccttaccaaaaccctagaTCACTTATTTATctccaaatatctaattaccatacctgtacagtacacgtaacacaccctaatacaaaccgtgccacctgtacaatgctccgttaatgatttaaacggcgttacagaaaaaggaccaaataaaacacgaattgcgaaaatgaggaccattttaaacatttggtaaaaatgagtatcattttaaacattctctcaaaatgagaaccatccgcaacaaacactacaaaaatgaggaccaaaaagatatttaagccttAAAAGTATTATGCAAGAAGAACGAGAAGCTTTCTTTAGTGATGAATTTTCTGAAGGGTTCTAAGACTATGCAAGCCAGGTGGCTATGGACTAAGCATAATGACCCCACCTAAATTGAAATTACTAAGCTAGAAGAAATAAACTATAGGACACCACAATTCGAGAAGGTGACCAATATTACTCATCATGCCCTAGAATGTGCTGAGTAGTAGTATTTAATCATACTTTAGGAGGAGGAAGTAACCATTTTGAGCCTTCTATCATACCAAGACCAAGGTAATGCTGAACCTCTGCGTATTTAAGTTTTCTTGTCAAATGAGAACGTCCTGTGGCATCTGCACCAGGTCCTGTGTTCATATACTCCCCAAAATAAAGAGTTCTGCAAATGGTCAAGTACGAAAACAAATATTGTTTagaagtttataattaaaataaagaaaacaggAAATATTATTAATGACAAAACCATTGTAATGAAAAGTTAAATTAGAAAGTTACTTGTCATATTCCTTGTGATTATTGTTACTCCACCCTGCCTTGTTGAAAATGTTGTCCATGTTACAATAAGAAAAGATCACTGTGGAATAACCAAACCATGCTCTTCCCAAGTAAGCACCTGTTCCAGTTCCAGTAAGTTCACAATGGACAAAGGAGAAGCCATTGTCTTCTTTGTTACTTTTCCTTGCTTGTGCTGTTATAAAAGTAAGCCCTGAATCGCCTAGCGTTCTTATTTCACAATTCTGCATAAGAAAATAAACCCCAATACTTATTGAAACTATATTTTGAGCACCACATATTAAATGGAAATGGAGTTCAGGAATTTTTATATACCACATATAGTGACTTTCCACTCCCAAAAATGTAATCAACAGTTCCTTGAATGTAGCAGTCTTTGAAAAAATGTCTATTTGCATCATCCAACAATGTATCTTGGTAACTATAAATCTGGCAATTATAAAATGTGGCTTTGTCTCCAGAAACTCGTAATGCAACTGCTTGACCTCCTACCGTGTTTAGACCAGGTCTTGGTGCGGagttctaaaatataaaattcgtAAACCACATAAGAAATCTTTTAACCCTAATGTTGATGCATTTATATCTTGTggtttatatgaattttaagaAAGATAGTATACTAACCCGTATTATTATGTTTGCCCCCACAAAATAGTCTGATAAAACAGATAATGTACCACTTTCAACAGTGCCATATTGTTTTGCCGTGCCCCCATAGGTCAATGTTGGCATTTGCCCTGGGGTCCCATAGAAGGTGATGAAAGGTTTGTTATTTGGAACAACGATTTTCTCTTTGTAAGTTCCAGGTCCAATATGCAAAATTACACGCTTTTTGTTCCCGTTAGGTATGCTTTTAAGGGCATCAGTGATTGTCTTGAATTGCCCTTTGCCATCTTGCCTTACCTTAATCACCGTCTGACCTTGTTCAGCAGCTACTAATTGACTGTCTAGAGTACCCTTTCTGTTATTTAAAGGCTTTACATTATTTGAAAACCATTGTCCTAATTGAGTCTTATCAGAAGGCATTGGTGTATCGGCAGACAACACAACTTGGGTTGTCAGAAAAACTACCATCAGAGTCAGCTGGATGCTAAAACTTGTAGGTTTTGAGGCCATATTTGAAGCTATTTTCTTTTCcataattgtttttcttttgatgaATACGCCATTGCAACTCAATTTATAAGAGGTAAGAACATCAGGAACTCTAAGTTTGGCACATTGCATATATCTAGGAGAGTTATTTTTTCAATGGCCCTTCTCATATGAAGCTAAAATTAACTCAGGAGTTAAAAGTTGAGGCAATTGAAGTTGTTAAAGTAGATCATACACGTATAAAAATTGAAACGGAAAAGCTTTTCTCCACATAAAAAATAGCACAATATTTTTGTGTAATATAAATAGGTCATAAAGCAATTAGGAAATATTAGAAGGTAGATTTGAATACATAATTAGGTAATGgaaacttaatatattttttctattcttcaTGATTCTTCTTTGGTTTTAAAAATGCTAGaaggaaaataaatttatttttataaagtagCATGGTTAGGTAAAGCACCATATGtactattatttatttgcaATTTTAAGCTTTAGAATGAATAATACTGTCAACATGAAAATATACACTTACTCTACAATagttaataaattaatcataatttttaaagtgTTGTAAAATGTATTCATTAACACATTTTTTCCACTTTCCCTTCATTATTAGTTAAAACATGCTACAATGTATGAAATAGATTCAAGACTCATTTATAAGTATTGATGAAAGTAACattagaactaccactaaacagACTTTTTATGTCTGTTATTTTGGAACCTCCTCAAAAATTTTCTCAAGCCCTTTTCTGTAAATTCTTGTGATAATACACGATATTATCGCATTATTTTCATCAGAACTTCTCTTAATTGAAGATAATAATagtttcataattttgtttttcatattatatataattttgtttttgatattatatattacgCATTAACATTAAGGGTTTGATATCTAggtgaattattttaaaactattaaatgtcTCGATATCAATAACATAGAAAAATGATAACACTTATACCCATTGTACTTAAAACATTACGTTTTATGACCATGTGGACCATACAAATATTTTGTGCTATTTCTTTCTTGATGCTAGATTATGGGCATAGTACAAGGATTTGTTATGGTATCAAAAGTCACATTTTGGAGTTATGATTTATACATTTGATGAATTCAACCTTTCTCTTGAAGAATTTAACGATTAACAATGATcataaaaacacaattttaatacattaaatagaccgaataaaattcatataactTAGTCTTTTCAAAACTATTTAACATAAAATCAAAAGTCATTCTTTCGAAATCAATGTACTACCGAGAGAGTTCAAACTGactagtaattattttttttcacctttatttttttttccttccctAATTTTTCACTCCTTCCCTCCTTTTCATTTCTAAACCTTCACTGTTTCGTTCTTTGTTCGCCATTGAACAGACTCACCCTTCACCATTCCCGAACTAGCTTCAAGTTGTGAGATACCTAGGAACAACGTCCCAACCCAAACACTGTGTATCCTTCATTCGGTTGAGGCATCAAGTAGCGGCACCGATCATCGTTCCCTCTCTATCTCGACTCTGACGCTCATGCGAGAAAAGAGACTTTGCATCCTTGTTCGCGACTGTGCTCCCCTGTCTGGTCAAGGTCCTTCGAAGACTCCGGTGACTTTGGTGGAATAAGGTTCACGTCACAAACGAGGTGCATTTCACGGACGAGATTCGCGAAGCAGACTAGAACCATGCCCCTTCACGACGCAGAAAGAAGTGCATGCAAACCCTAATATGGGGAAAAAGCATAAATCCTTTGGGAATTGGTTTTTTTGGTCAAGTATGTGATGATTTAGGATTTGACATTTTGAGTTTTTTTGGATGGTTTTATTGAATTCCCACCTTtccaattttagtaaaaataccTAATGTTTGAGAAATTTAGACTGATGTTGTATCTATAGGGTTCTGCTCCTCTAGGTTACCTCATTTTTGTTGGTTAGATGTTAAGTACATTGCGCAAACAACAGTGTTGAATAGGAGACTTTGATGAATAGGGTGAGCTTTGTGTGATGTTGCTAAAGGTGCTTGGATtgcaacatttttattttttgttgcatAGTTTCATACATTTGTATCCTGTATCCTGATTCCTTATTGTCATGACCATAGAATGGATCATAGTTTTTTCTCCTAATTGCATCGAAGTTAAGAAActtgattttttgtagtgatgtgATTAGTGGTGGTTGTACTGTggacttaatttttttatttgagaaaCTAAGCACAGAAGAAGAGGTGTGGAGTTGATGTTGTTTTCTCACCAGGAACACCAGAAAGAGTTCTATAAAGTTTTTTGCACTCATTTCTTAATAGCAGACTTGGTGGAGTGCCTTTTCATCCTACGCCTCTTTATGATCATGCAAACTTACATTGATCTTTCTGTTGGTTTTGCAGGTTAGAGGTGTTAGACCACTTCCACTGCCTACAACTTTTGAGTGCCTTGTGATGGATCAATACTTTTGCTTCTTagaattttgtattttgtctTTTTAACTTGTTGTTATTGACTCGCTTTAGCAATCTGAAGCCGTGAAAAAGCACATCGATTTAAAAGTGGGAACGTATTGTAGAGCCATGGGAGTTGACTTCTGGGACGCTGCTATGTGGAAACAAGAAATGGAGAAATATGAGGTGAGGATTTTTGCATTTCTATTAAGACTGAAAGATGCCCTTGTTAGTTGTATGAACATGCTCTACTTAATCATAATCTGTCTGTTTGTGCCTTGTGTGGATGCTTTGGATATGCAGCTTTTGGAAATCAAACACTAGAGAATCTGTAACATCCCtgaggaatattacttaaaataaataataaaagaaataaattataacaaaagtCGCCTGAATAataatcccaacgcgggaagatttaaatttatgaaaaacatgGCCAAAACCTATAACTTAAATAATAGTGTGTTACAAGTTCTCAAAATTCGTGTTCATAAATAAaagcataataaaatacatatgagGAAAACCCTAACTCTAATCccaaagctagccctcactccgtcgcctggacatcctcagcaccacttgtatcaacatctgctcccgtgtaacgaatcacacgatcatcgccatacacaaacagaaagggtgagctgagaaaataaaataacaaatatataatacacaagataaatcatacatccatcttattcattctacatagttcttggccaagaccttaacctcAAGGCTTTACAACCTTCAAATCACACAgctggttagccttggactcgggaatatgatgctcacacgaacctgcccgctcgtggtcctgcatctacgaacctccccgctcgtagtcctgctctacggacctgcccgcttGTAGTCCAatacatgtgatccaccagccccgtacCTTTCCGCACGTGGCATCCCTCAagcgtgagcacggaacatacgaacctacctcactcatatccccacatgagagtaattggatatgaacctccccgctcatatcatcacatgttaaccaccatccatgaacctacccgctcatggcacagcatctcccgatcaaAGCATAGCATCATTGTTAGTTAAAAGCAACACACACAACTCATAACTTGCTGCGCAATCGCTTGGCGCATCAGCTAGCACGCTTGGCGAAATAGGttcagaccgcctggcggtacctgTCCGCCGCTAGGCGCCAGTGCCCTTCCAGCGCCACTGTTTTCCCAACACCGCCTGGCAGAGCACTCCCTTGCCACCAGGTGCCACCAGGTGCAGAGTTTCCCCCTGTTGTTCCTATCGCCTGGCGCGCTTACTCGAGCTGCCAGACGCCATGACAGTAGTGAAAACCTGATATTATATGCACTCCATACTATCCAGCTTAGACCCCAAAGTGTTCTAGATCATTGTAGCACCTTCACTTAATGAACCTCAAGCCTAATCATCACATCACACAAATCTATTTCTTATCACATATACTCACATTTCTACCCATTCAAACTAGATGATTTACCCACCATCAAGAAGAACAATATAACTTATTAAGTTATAGCAGAACCCACTCTGGTATTATCCCCGCATCAGTTTCCACTGAATGACAATATCACATAGTCCAGTTACCTCTAAAAATTTGACTGTTATTTTTATTGCAACTTTACCATAATCTCAATTCAAATCCTTTCCAATTGAGTCTACGCCTAAGCTTCCACTTAACAAGACCCTTACTTAGCCAACATTGCATCTACATTATACCTCATCGAAAATACTCCAACCTAACACATCTCTCCCTACAACTATCCCTCACAGTGATAAGCTATTTATGTATGTCCATCATCCATCCATCATCCACACTTCATCTAAAATCATACCTTAACACACATGCACCCCTGTCTTCCTCTTTTAATTCACCAATTACACAGTTCCCTTTTAATTTACCAAAATTCTCTTTCTCCCTTCCACGAAACCAACTGCAACATAGCCCCAATTGGGTCTGCCCacgccatcgcctggcggctaacaaggagccgccaggcggcatacCAGAACCTGGCCAAACTGCCCTCATTCTTGCATTCTCCATGAATCCTATTCTACCCTTCTTCTTTCCCAGTTACTCATCATACAGTCATATTACAGAATCGACATAATTTCGCGATACCAACCCACACCAGAACATGATATCAATTTAGGTAAAACATCACTAACGTCAAATTTCAAGAATTTGAATCCTTACCATCACGTAATTGAACCTTTATAGGTTAAAATCCCAACCCGAAATATAATCATCTCAAGTGAAGCAATCACGCATAATTGACATTCCCATATAATAATTTTCCTAATGGAACCCCCAACACACGAGGAAATTCAAGAAAACACGTAAAACAGCAACAGTCATAAGAACCGCCTGGCAAAATACCACCCACCGCAAAGCAACTCAAACAAAAAACGCCAAGAACTGGGCCAacactgatgtgccgcctggcggcacatgcatgcccgccaggcggtttttgggCAGAATCTAGAATTTCGCAGAAACAATGCAACAGACGAAAAGCTCATGCAATCATGATCATACCAGGCATAGTAATAAGGATTTTGATCATAAACACGCAAgtacaactccccttacctggattccttgctaaacTCGAATTAGTATGCGTATCCCTTCACAAAACTTCCTCTCCTTTGCTTTCCACTCCAACCTACGTAATTTCAGTCTCACCAACCCACAACCAATTAATCACCAAGTTAAGAGCACAACCATTTCAACCAAATCATCTTTTGTGATAAATCCTACATCTTTAGAAATTAATCATCATGTCAAGCCTTCAATATATAACTAaacaaaaatgcataatttaaataacattcaagtggcacacataggactcaaacccaagtcctcacacacaataaagtactctcaaccacatgagctagtacttttccacgtcatagttccacacattaattgctttaaatgtttctattacctgccataattaaataattatttaaataactatttaatttttctcgggtcttaaaGAATCTCTTAACAGGGTTTGGGTTTTATGAGCCTTATTGGCTTATTGACTTTGCTAATGCTTGCATTGTTATTCACTCTGTGGGAGGATATCAGGTACTATACATAAGATTAATGGAAATCAATTGAACTACTACTTTCTTTTCTTAACATGAAATTAATGGAAATAATGGTATTCGTGCCGAAAGCACCACTGCACCAGGTAATTAAGTTACCTTTaggaagaaattaaaagaactattaatatacttatttttcAATAGAGAATGAAAAAGATTGACCTAAAAACTTCATAATACCCTTTTGCTAGCAATTTTTTAATGTCTGAACTTTTTCATGTTACTTGAGAAATCATAGTTTTGTCATGTTTGTAGTCatgttaattttaatctttttgtcTTTTAGCTATAATAGAGTAATATTAACTTTAGGCTTAAtcatttatagttttaaaaacCTTTTCTTTAGATTTCTACAatgaagaattattttattttgattcttataaatatcaattcaataatttttagttcatACGTATGCATATGAGttttagttttctattttactttttatcctCTAAAATtgcatatattaaaaataatctattttagattaaaataaacatgacTATTTTCTTGTGAAAAGTTATATGATCAAATCAAAGGTAAAAGTTAGCGATCTATGTATCTTCTTTACCATTTCTTGTGAAATTAACACATTGATGTATTTCCCTAAAATCTTTTCTTgatgtatttttataaatagatttttaaagttgtggttttttatttacattttaataatgatttttgcAGGGAGACCAAAATTGTACTGGTATCATACTGTTGGCTATCAAAGATGCTTTTAGCATTATCCAAGATGTGAGCTTTCATGCTAATAATATAGTAAGTGTTGATAAGTCATTGTTATTTGTGGGTTAATTTAGAAATACTTGTGTGGCTCTGGCCATTGTTTTTCACTATAATATTGTGCTTTGGACTATAGGCAGTTTAACTAACGCTATGATTTACataatttgatttgaaaatgttttcagaCATCATGATCTGTGAAAGCCATGTTCAAGAACCCTTGCATTTGACTTGTATCAAAGCATAGAACTTTTCAACAGCATAAGAAATTGTTGCCATTGCTTTCCAGAAATACTCTCAGATCATCTCCAGAAATATTCATCACTTAATAATGTAAGCCCTATTCAAAGAGTTATCTTTCTCTTTTTGACAAAGAATCGATAGAGGACTACGAAGAAGAACAACGAAGGGATCAATAGATTAATCTTTGTTTGAGTAGCTTTAAACTCTAAACTcagagtttttatatttataacattatgtattttctttattcaacattatgcatttttttatatttacattgtaaTTGTTAATACTTtatcaaatcatcaataaaattaattttggttaatttgTGTACTTTATGTAAGGCCCTATTCTTTTTATGCCTTTAACAAAAAGAGTTGCCCCaaatctaatgggcctaagggctggcccaaaggataAAGTTGAATTCTAAGTTTGCCCTAACGTTTCCACTTTCACTCTTTCAGAAAAATCAATCGTCACCTTTCCTTTTCTCTCACAGAACGATCTGCTATGGTTGCCCTAAGTCTTCTTCGAACTAACTCAAACCCAGctcctactccacgtaagtatCTCTTTCTAGCTCGTATGATTTCCATTGATCTCCCTTCGTATTCCCAGTTAGGGTTTCGTAATAATCCATCCCTTGGTTCTGTTTTCCCTTCTGTTTTCAGCTCTTTAGTTCATTCTTAGAGCTGCAGTGCTCGCTGTCGTGCCATCACGGTCTCTGCTAacccttttccaggtacgggaagttagggtttttgcaAAATCGTTGGTATTCATGATTATTGTGTAATATTTGTGTGATTTATTGTTTTGTACATTGCTATAAGTTTGTGAAGTGTGCTATTACCTTTGCTTGGCCTGGTTTTTGTCTGTTATGCGAGTGAATAGTGGGTGGggactgataatctcgcccaagcgagcttgcctcgcctaggcgagatgggcAGAGGATTGCCCAAGTCTTCTCGCGCAAGAGGTTGCTCAGGCGACAAGCtcattttgagcgagcgagcatctcgctcaggcgaggagggtctcgcctaagcgagatagtgTAGAAGCCACTATTCCAGGATTTTGAgccttcgcctaggcgaagagagctcgcttgagtgagagatcctctcgcttgagcgagactccTCTACCTGAGCGAGAGGCTAGGCGAGAGTTCAATTTAGTTTGGCTGTTCTTTCCATTCTTGGATGTTTGGCATGTAATTAATGGGATTATTGTATGATGGCATGATGGGGATGAGTATACATGATTAGGGGAGGCTTACATGTAATGAATggtgagtttggcatgatcttaTGTGAATTATACACAAGGgattggatatatatatatatatatatatatatatatatatatatatatatatatatatctgtgtgtgtgtgtgtgtgtgtgtgtgtgtgtgtgtgtgtggtcaCAAATCTGGCATGAACTATGGTGAACATTGATGATTGGTAATTCAGTGGCATGATATTGGTATGAGGGGAGACACTTTTCTCATGGTTGGTAACAACGAGTTGGTACTGGTTCGACATGTAATAAATGAGGGTTGGTTATGGATGTTGGTATGAAGTTACTATGCATGGTGTATGTGTTTATTTCTTGGCTATTTTTATATGTTGGTAATTGGTCAGTACGTAAtcccttggagtctctaggtgaggctTCAAGGTCGtacttcagtggtcgggacgtaattccatggcccctgttagtgggtgtcaatggtggtgccccatctgtatggtctggtaaggattcaaggtaaggttgcatcctgaaactctaaggagtcagttagtctcacttagagcggattgactcctgtggtgagagtagctggaggcctgaaattcattaagggcttaccttgtggtgagagaaattgattcattgtaacacttgtaacacaaagctcgggggtgagtagctcgggggtgagcagaggtatccaccacaagtgcaagcatccgctgaatccgaccagattatatgtctccggatgagtcgagtcgagtcctTAGTGTATTGGTTTGAGAGTCATAGCATGTTGAGTGTTTTATATATGGTTGATTGTGAAAGTGTATCAGATTACttgttgaaattattttgtgctctagcttaccctacttttattgttgtgtgttctgttgtgtggtactctcttttgcgatgatcatcaacttgttggtgtgagcagatgcgaggaacacccgtggccAACatggaggtgatggttccgtcTCATAGTCCGCGTGGGCTggactttattttctttatgggtttttctttagggctatggcccatgtacttgtTTGTCCTTGgatttatatacttttgttaaactctttatccattttttcttttgggCATTGTGGTGTGCCTTGGGTTGTAAGGAGTTGAGTTTTAAAGTCCAGGACTGCACTAGTATGTTATCTTTatgtgacgcttcctttaatttcgcaTATTagattaaatggggtgttacactttacaaatttacatattttatttatttattattataaagataatttcattaattaataaattataaatgcagGTGGGTAATTACAAATAAAGGAGGTTTCAAACTTCCACAAAATAATAGAGATCAATAGAAGAGGTTAAAACCCTCCACAATATAACCTCTACAATATAACTTGGATACCAAGGGTCACTCAAAATCTCCACAAAAAGCTTGTGGCAACTCTAACTGTGAAGGTTTAAAAAACCCTCGCAAATTAATTTGCAGAGGTTGAAAACCtccatagataaaaaaaaacctccactaaataataatttttttgtagtgattggTTAAAACATGGAAAACTGTATGAAATAGATGCATGTCTCATTTATAAGTAGAGATGAACGTAACATAAgcgataaaaatattaattgtaaaataataatattttcataattttggttttggtatTATAGATTACACTTTCCTCCCATGGGTCTTCAAGTCTAGTCTTATGTTCCTTCAATCGTTCAAACTACTCAGTCGATACATGCAGAAAGTACTCTGACGCTTAATTTAGGAAAGGTCAAAGTAAAAGTAGTAATAAATGCTAGGGTAACAAATTTAGTGgtgatgagttcatatttatgctctcatttaatgtttaattctggaatattaatttagttttgttcttaaaagattaatttaattgggatttcttATAATTGGTATTTAAAAATAGCTTTTGGGTCGCATAAAtgttttttggatattttaagaTGTGTTAGTGCAattgcagctaagttgagctcttTGAGGTGTTGAAATAAATTGagtaaagcttcatgacacctcaAAGATAAATCCAAcaatagaaattataaaaatcacaaaaatttcaagtcaagcattgcatgaagaagacaagaaaagcttgaaaaactgaagaagtttggctaagccaagaagagagaACAGGCAACAAAAATTGAACCTTGTggttttctctatctttttctagaaaaaaagggctttaataattcataaatatatatgataaaagatcatttggaaaaatatatattcagatattttatttgatattttgaaattattatcttatttaattatatcataaaatattaaaagagaataactaccaaatcttctAAAATATGGCAAGATcttcttaaatattttagatctccacaacaaacaaatatatcttgaagatattatattttttaagaagatAATTGGTGGAGATTGCAAAGGGATGAGGAaatttaatgcaaatattagtttctgataatttatcaaatgtctttaagtaattaatttatttaattatattagaaattatgaaccaactatatttttcaaataatttatatctctccaaatttttttatattcataacaactataaagataaatgatatttatgatTATCTTAAAGATATTTAAGAAAGTTTActgtccaagtcctatataaaaaGATCAAGGGGAAACAGAAAAGACAAACTCGAAACTTcgaagtttaggaaccctttacaggggcctaatttcgttctCTACCTAttcttctcttatttttgttttattttgatttcatgaGGCGTTAAGCTTTGAAGGTTAGTTCCactataatttcattatggattttaaGGTTAGAATGCAATAATTGATTTGTtcatttgattattgttgtgattaatatttttctatgtcttttatatctaaattaaataaaagtaatgatttttacattatagcaagttagcacgatgttaaatatacataacatatcaatcatatgagttcaagggtttttaattttaattgagaatttacttagattaaatttggaaactttcatgtgattgaatgggtTTTT encodes:
- the LOC114174727 gene encoding pectinesterase PPME1-like, with the protein product MASKPTSFSIQLTLMVVFLTTQVVLSADTPMPSDKTQLGQWFSNNVKPLNNRKGTLDSQLVAAEQGQTVIKVRQDGKGQFKTITDALKSIPNGNKKRVILHIGPGTYKEKIVVPNNKPFITFYGTPGQMPTLTYGGTAKQYGTVESGTLSVLSDYFVGANIIIRNSAPRPGLNTVGGQAVALRVSGDKATFYNCQIYSYQDTLLDDANRHFFKDCYIQGTVDYIFGSGKSLYVNCEIRTLGDSGLTFITAQARKSNKEDNGFSFVHCELTGTGTGAYLGRAWFGYSTVIFSYCNMDNIFNKAGWSNNNHKEYDKTLYFGEYMNTGPGADATGRSHLTRKLKYAEVQHYLGLGMIEGSKWLLPPPKV